TGAAGGAGATGGAGTCCGAGCCCGGGGTCCGCATTTTGGATCAGGCGACATTTGAGCTGGCGACTTGAAATAAGCGGTGAAATCGGGTACCTTGAGAATGGAGCCACCTCTGATCGTGGTACCATTTTTGGAGAGGGGACAAGTAGTCAATGAGCCAATTATTAGCCGGTAAAAATATTCTCGTCCAGGGCGTAGCGAACGATCGAAGCATCGCTTGGGCGATCGCCCAGTCTTTGGCGGGCCAAGGCGCGCGGCTGGCCTTTACGTATGAGAGCGAACGCGTGGAGGAGCGGGTGCGCAAACTGGCCGAAACGATTCCGAATTCCGTTATTTTGCCGTGCAACGTGACCGTCGACGAAGAGATCGACACGCTGGCCGCTGCCCTCAAGGAGCATTTCGGCGTGCTGCACGGATACGTACATAGCATTGCTTTTGCCAAAACCGAAGAGCTCGAAGGACTTTTCGTCGATACGTCCCGCGACGGCTTCGCCCTTGCCCACGATATCAGCGCCTATTCCCTCGTCGCCGTTACGAAAAAAATGTACCCGCTCATGACCGAAGGAGGCAGCATCATGACGATGA
The window above is part of the Paenibacillus hamazuiensis genome. Proteins encoded here:
- the fabI gene encoding enoyl-ACP reductase FabI, whose amino-acid sequence is MSQLLAGKNILVQGVANDRSIAWAIAQSLAGQGARLAFTYESERVEERVRKLAETIPNSVILPCNVTVDEEIDTLAAALKEHFGVLHGYVHSIAFAKTEELEGLFVDTSRDGFALAHDISAYSLVAVTKKMYPLMTEGGSIMTMTYLGAERAMKNYNVMGVAKAALEASVRYLANDLGQYNIRVNAVSAGPIRTLAAKGIKDFNSILRQVEEKAPLRRTTDASEVGDTAMFLMSNLSRGITGEVIYVDSGYHIVGV